A window from Fibrobacter sp. UWB11 encodes these proteins:
- a CDS encoding glycosyltransferase translates to MKKNAVIIDPYSHGAYHEVINQSYLMMISDLYDHVTYVADGSSCENMKALMNKCGFDCSNVDFIYKETKSYFVNLKCGSLNYFQKILIVSWLNFVWTRKYTKEDCDVFFNGNIFLALWLLRFFDRGKNNLYIMCHSEMEGIDKKENTAIVNKLFFNPFLRISFRYMDIPSRFHFILLSSFMQEYFASRISEKNKKNIYWIDHAYIRPFVDCSLTDVSKSNELLVGIPAAINKGRGLNVLREILKKNIAESVLIQSISFITEKINSPHFCSLNESGRLLPFDEYNRFVNKMDILLFLYNSGSYKLTASGAILEAIWNQKPIIALHNYYFDYIFEKFGQMGFLCDSVDELVDKINEIALDRTILAGFSDNLKKAKEALLPHNVKKQLEAIICCNQDEKN, encoded by the coding sequence ATGAAAAAGAATGCGGTAATTATTGATCCATATTCTCATGGAGCCTATCACGAAGTCATCAACCAATCATATTTGATGATGATATCCGATTTGTATGACCATGTTACTTATGTGGCAGACGGATCTTCTTGTGAAAATATGAAGGCTTTAATGAATAAATGTGGTTTTGATTGTTCGAATGTCGATTTTATTTATAAGGAAACTAAATCGTATTTCGTCAATTTGAAATGCGGAAGCTTGAACTATTTTCAAAAGATACTAATAGTTTCTTGGTTGAACTTTGTTTGGACTCGAAAATACACAAAAGAGGATTGTGATGTTTTTTTTAATGGAAATATTTTCTTAGCACTTTGGTTGTTGCGTTTCTTTGATCGTGGAAAGAATAATCTTTATATAATGTGTCATAGTGAAATGGAAGGTATCGATAAAAAAGAGAATACTGCTATTGTAAATAAATTATTTTTCAATCCCTTTCTTAGAATATCTTTCCGCTACATGGATATTCCATCTAGGTTCCACTTTATTTTATTATCTTCTTTTATGCAGGAATACTTTGCAAGTAGGATTTCGGAAAAAAATAAAAAGAACATCTATTGGATTGATCATGCATATATAAGGCCTTTTGTTGATTGTTCTTTGACGGATGTATCAAAATCCAACGAGTTGTTGGTTGGCATTCCCGCGGCAATCAATAAAGGACGGGGATTAAATGTTTTAAGGGAAATCCTCAAAAAAAATATAGCAGAATCTGTGCTGATACAGTCGATAAGTTTTATAACGGAAAAAATAAATTCGCCACATTTCTGTTCTTTGAATGAATCTGGACGACTTTTGCCATTTGACGAGTATAATCGATTTGTGAATAAGATGGATATCTTATTGTTCCTATATAATAGCGGATCGTATAAATTAACTGCTAGTGGAGCTATATTGGAGGCTATCTGGAATCAGAAACCAATCATAGCTTTGCATAACTATTATTTCGATTATATATTTGAGAAATTTGGACAAATGGGCTTTTTGTGTGATTCTGTTGATGAATTGGTTGATAAAATAAATGAAATCGCTTTGGATAGAACAATTTTGGCAGGTTTTTCTGATA
- a CDS encoding glycosyltransferase, with protein MIGNFGLFKVYMEKKDRYMNILYMMRYWPVYGGGETVTATLANEFVRRGHNVFASYLNYKTTDPMPYQLNESIGMIEIPSYDVNDSASLELYHNFLKENKIDLIINQWGNTFFARKAIGDLPVKLIRCWHQEVIPKFDDRHSKIKNFFNDHFHSIYAWREKKNYLRMHKKEIDTCDKYVFLADSFLNDFKHFSHNYKVHRLGAISNPLTYTEYFDMANYEQKEKIVLFVGRMLEHPKRMSYLLRIWKEVCFDLEFSDWKLIMVGDGPDFSKTKEMAEKMGLKNIVMNGKFENPRPYYNRASVFLMTSASEGFGMTLLESQQYACVPMAMDTYGSLHEIVKDAYNGLIVKENDFESYVYRLKELMRNENWRKKLAENGLTSSREFSLPKIADKWEDLFRSLVK; from the coding sequence ATGATTGGTAACTTCGGTTTATTTAAAGTGTACATGGAAAAGAAGGATAGATATATGAATATCTTGTATATGATGCGATATTGGCCTGTTTATGGTGGTGGCGAAACTGTTACTGCTACTTTGGCGAACGAATTTGTCCGCCGTGGTCATAATGTTTTTGCATCCTATTTGAATTACAAAACAACTGATCCGATGCCATATCAATTAAATGAATCTATTGGCATGATTGAAATCCCGTCGTACGATGTAAATGATTCCGCTTCACTAGAGTTATATCATAATTTTTTAAAAGAGAATAAAATCGATTTGATTATAAATCAATGGGGTAATACATTCTTTGCTCGTAAGGCTATTGGCGATTTGCCGGTGAAATTAATTCGGTGCTGGCATCAAGAAGTTATTCCCAAATTTGACGATAGACATAGTAAGATTAAAAATTTTTTCAATGACCATTTTCATTCCATATATGCATGGAGAGAAAAAAAGAACTATCTTCGAATGCACAAAAAAGAAATAGATACTTGTGATAAGTATGTTTTTCTTGCAGATTCCTTTTTAAATGATTTTAAACATTTTTCCCATAATTATAAGGTGCATAGGTTGGGTGCAATTTCTAATCCGTTGACATACACTGAATATTTTGATATGGCGAATTATGAGCAAAAGGAAAAAATTGTCCTTTTTGTAGGTCGAATGTTAGAGCATCCTAAGCGTATGTCTTATCTGCTTAGAATATGGAAAGAGGTTTGCTTTGATTTAGAATTCTCGGATTGGAAACTTATCATGGTTGGTGATGGACCTGATTTTTCTAAAACGAAGGAAATGGCCGAAAAGATGGGACTAAAAAATATTGTGATGAATGGTAAATTTGAAAACCCTAGACCTTACTATAACAGAGCTTCGGTATTTTTGATGACTTCTGCTAGTGAAGGTTTTGGAATGACCCTTTTGGAGTCGCAACAATACGCATGTGTCCCTATGGCGATGGACACATATGGTAGTCTACATGAGATTGTCAAGGATGCGTACAACGGCTTGATTGTCAAGGAAAATGATTTTGAATCCTATGTGTATAGGCTGAAAGAATTAATGCGAAACGAAAATTGGAGGAAAAAACTTGCTGAGAACGGGCTTACTAGTTCTCGTGAATTTTCTCTCCCTAAAATTGCCGATAAATGGGAAGATTTGTTTCGGAGTTTGGTTAAATGA
- a CDS encoding lipopolysaccharide biosynthesis protein — protein MQASNKKIVKNTITLYLRQFLVLTVSLYTYRIILANLGVTDFGIYNVVGGVVAMFSLLSNSMATATNRFLSFDLGRGDFVQLKKTFNLTFVAYLCASVFLIILAETVGAWFVSNKLVIPEVRINAAFIVYQFAIVSFILTICTIPCTAMIIAHENMSVYAYVSIFDVISKLIIAFLIKYSSVDKLVLYGLLITISTFAVSLYYWCYCYVKYKECHLSFFWDKKKFFQIFSFAGWNLFGAASGLVKGQGINVLLNLFFGPVVNAARAIAMQVNHSVCLFAQNFFTAVQPQIIKNYANKESEKMLLLVYRSGKMTFCLMLLVVMPLFLEMPMILNLWLNEVPEGTIIFARLVLIESLIESMSYPIGTALNATGRIKVYQIVVGTIQIMNFPFSYVALCYGAPAYIVMVLSIIISIGAFVARLLILKRNMSFSVSSYLKSVVLFSFIMLVITSIIPCIENYVLSNSFGRLVLTILSSSLIIVLFFLFKGLNKQERKVLLSSIKQKVSRIK, from the coding sequence ATGCAAGCTTCCAATAAAAAAATAGTTAAGAATACAATTACTTTATATTTACGACAGTTCCTTGTACTGACGGTTTCTCTTTACACATATCGTATTATTTTGGCGAATTTAGGTGTAACTGATTTTGGTATTTATAATGTAGTTGGCGGTGTAGTTGCTATGTTCTCTTTGTTGAGTAATTCTATGGCTACAGCGACGAATAGATTTTTATCTTTTGATTTAGGACGGGGAGATTTTGTTCAATTAAAAAAAACATTTAATTTAACGTTTGTTGCTTATTTATGTGCATCTGTTTTTTTGATTATCCTTGCGGAAACTGTTGGAGCGTGGTTTGTTTCAAATAAATTGGTTATCCCAGAAGTGAGAATAAACGCTGCATTTATTGTTTATCAATTTGCTATAGTATCTTTTATTCTTACGATATGTACTATTCCTTGTACTGCTATGATCATTGCTCATGAGAATATGTCTGTATATGCATATGTTAGTATTTTTGATGTAATCTCAAAGTTAATTATAGCTTTTTTAATAAAATACTCATCTGTAGATAAACTTGTTTTGTATGGCCTTTTAATAACAATTTCTACATTTGCTGTCTCTTTGTATTATTGGTGCTATTGTTATGTGAAATATAAAGAGTGCCATTTGTCTTTTTTTTGGGATAAAAAAAAGTTTTTTCAAATATTCTCATTTGCTGGGTGGAACCTTTTTGGTGCTGCATCAGGTTTGGTTAAGGGACAAGGAATAAATGTGTTGCTAAATCTTTTTTTTGGCCCTGTTGTAAATGCAGCTCGCGCTATAGCGATGCAAGTAAATCATTCTGTTTGCTTATTTGCTCAAAACTTTTTTACAGCAGTTCAACCTCAGATTATAAAGAATTATGCTAATAAGGAAAGTGAAAAAATGCTTTTGTTGGTGTATAGATCAGGTAAAATGACTTTCTGTTTAATGTTGTTAGTTGTTATGCCCCTATTTCTTGAAATGCCGATGATTCTCAATTTATGGTTGAATGAGGTTCCTGAAGGTACTATAATTTTTGCTCGTTTAGTGCTTATCGAATCATTAATAGAATCTATGAGTTATCCCATAGGAACTGCATTGAATGCCACAGGAAGAATAAAGGTTTACCAGATTGTTGTTGGAACCATTCAAATAATGAACTTCCCTTTTAGCTATGTTGCTTTATGTTATGGAGCTCCAGCTTATATAGTTATGGTTTTGTCTATTATTATTTCAATAGGGGCCTTTGTTGCTCGACTTCTTATCTTAAAAAGAAATATGTCTTTTTCTGTATCTTCTTATTTGAAATCGGTTGTGCTATTTTCATTTATAATGTTAGTGATTACATCTATAATTCCTTGTATAGAAAACTATGTACTTTCAAATAGCTTTGGACGTTTGGTCCTAACAATATTATCTTCAAGTTTGATAATTGTATTATTTTTCTTGTTTAAAGGGCTTAACAAACAAGAAAGGAAAGTTTTGTTAAGTTCAATTAAACAAAAAGTGTCGAGGATAAAATGA
- a CDS encoding polysaccharide pyruvyl transferase family protein: MSKKIFFARCNNFGDELNSVIFNSYSKERVSLSYDVAKIDYIGIGSILDASLLTYAPQKDVKTHIKNIIKRLRVLFSFKPLITLGAGISFQYDNSLNLRFVRKMQFPIVRGALSADILKKSGYLKNDNIVLGDVGLLASDILSQKAIKKYSLGVVPHFRDLDNPLIWKIIEKTPKSICVNVQDSPVDVVKKIAECERIVSTSLHGLIVADSLHIPNMWLENPWVHYERPINSYRFKYKDYYSALGLNSMLPIDIIDYLENFNLDDINRLYKISPETIENKKTEIRKILNEIFK; the protein is encoded by the coding sequence ATGTCAAAAAAAATTTTTTTTGCAAGATGCAATAATTTTGGTGATGAATTGAATTCTGTAATATTTAACTCATATTCAAAAGAGCGTGTTTCGCTCTCGTATGATGTTGCCAAAATTGATTACATTGGAATAGGCTCAATATTAGATGCTAGCTTACTTACTTATGCACCTCAAAAAGATGTAAAAACTCATATAAAAAATATCATTAAAAGATTGAGAGTACTTTTCTCTTTTAAACCATTGATTACATTAGGGGCCGGAATTTCTTTCCAATATGATAATTCACTAAATTTACGTTTTGTAAGAAAAATGCAGTTTCCTATTGTTAGAGGAGCTCTTTCTGCAGACATTCTTAAGAAAAGCGGTTATTTGAAAAATGATAATATAGTTCTTGGTGATGTTGGCTTGTTGGCATCAGACATATTGTCTCAAAAAGCAATAAAAAAATATTCTTTGGGTGTTGTTCCTCATTTCCGAGATTTGGATAATCCTTTGATTTGGAAAATTATAGAAAAAACACCTAAAAGTATATGCGTTAATGTTCAAGATTCTCCTGTTGATGTTGTTAAGAAAATTGCCGAATGCGAAAGAATTGTTTCGACATCACTTCATGGATTAATTGTTGCTGATAGTTTGCATATTCCTAATATGTGGTTAGAAAATCCTTGGGTTCATTATGAACGTCCTATTAATAGTTATCGTTTTAAATATAAAGATTATTATAGTGCGTTAGGACTAAATAGTATGCTTCCTATTGATATAATTGATTATTTGGAAAACTTTAATCTAGATGACATAAATAGACTTTATAAAATATCTCCTGAAACGATAGAGAATAAAAAAACAGAAATACGTAAAATATTAAACGAAATTTTTAAGTAA
- a CDS encoding acyltransferase family protein, translating into MDILEKKEGVEFLRICMMLLIVFLHISGRFPADISDPLTYSLYHFFRSFAFVSVSGFAFISGYFGINWKLIKFVRMEFVAITMGLLLVCIKFVVFSEFCIRDLFCALTPIMSRNCWYFSAYMLLMLLAPFLNNEIVFKNSRLLKVIILLLSIFVYIGVFLYKHDGTTVVYLIMVYLLGRYFFFYTIEFLKKNVCLIGGGALLFNGAIALLCVYGNIPDNVFSRFCNNHNPLLIIAAISLFFVAFKIKTNIHYSRLSKYMLSVYLAHGIALHMNLIPLNFLQSIPFFPKILIYVVVVFSASIFCEIVRNKIFSLFEERVMKIVCKNGT; encoded by the coding sequence ATGGATATTTTAGAAAAAAAAGAAGGTGTTGAATTTCTGCGAATATGTATGATGCTATTGATTGTTTTTTTACACATCAGCGGACGATTCCCTGCTGATATATCGGATCCGTTAACATATTCTTTATATCATTTTTTTCGATCTTTTGCTTTTGTTAGTGTGTCGGGTTTTGCTTTCATTTCTGGATATTTTGGTATTAATTGGAAATTAATTAAGTTTGTCAGAATGGAATTTGTTGCAATTACTATGGGGTTATTACTTGTTTGCATTAAATTTGTTGTTTTTTCAGAATTTTGTATTAGAGATTTGTTTTGTGCGTTAACACCAATAATGTCTAGAAATTGCTGGTATTTTAGCGCTTATATGTTACTTATGCTTTTGGCGCCCTTTCTTAATAACGAAATTGTTTTTAAAAATTCTAGATTGTTAAAAGTTATTATCTTGTTATTATCTATTTTTGTCTATATTGGTGTTTTTTTATATAAACATGATGGAACGACTGTTGTGTATTTAATAATGGTGTATTTATTGGGTAGATACTTTTTTTTCTATACGATTGAATTTTTAAAAAAAAATGTATGTTTGATTGGGGGGGGGGCTTTATTATTTAATGGAGCTATTGCATTGTTGTGCGTGTATGGAAATATACCGGATAATGTTTTTTCAAGGTTTTGTAATAATCATAATCCTTTGTTAATCATTGCTGCTATTAGTTTATTTTTTGTTGCTTTTAAAATAAAAACAAATATTCACTATTCTAGATTATCGAAATATATGTTGTCTGTGTATTTAGCTCATGGAATTGCTCTTCATATGAATCTAATTCCTTTGAATTTCTTGCAATCCATACCGTTTTTTCCAAAAATTTTGATTTATGTAGTGGTTGTTTTTAGTGCTTCTATATTTTGTGAAATTGTGAGAAATAAAATTTTTTCACTTTTTGAAGAGCGTGTTATGAAAATTGTTTGCAAAAATGGAACGTAG
- a CDS encoding glycosyltransferase — MSENNCEVSVVIVCMNNTGYLFPCLDSLYSTTKKRTFETIVVAYMFSKDNLTALKDKYPQVTIIENNEIKGFSENNNLALRLAHGKYALVLNDDTYFTDALIDTLVDDIEKLPQDVAIISPTIEHINLKKNAKGKMPMDSYWRYIGSIFRINFPRSKKDLSYINGNGIFQTYNISGCVFLIKMNIFRDEGFFDEQYFFGPEDIALSTRLNKKGYKCYVDSDVKITHLQGATFGKTSVATYPAAVMGRLILICGNSLLKWFVARCCYTLVLTLTIAVYSLIEFFKKTEMQTIKKIRYKNLLSVLWTSKTPKDVFTMFYGK, encoded by the coding sequence ATGTCAGAGAATAATTGCGAAGTCTCCGTTGTAATTGTATGTATGAACAATACTGGCTATCTATTTCCATGCCTTGATAGCTTGTATAGTACAACAAAAAAAAGAACTTTTGAGACAATCGTTGTCGCTTACATGTTTTCAAAGGATAACTTGACTGCACTTAAGGACAAATATCCGCAAGTTACCATTATAGAGAATAATGAAATTAAAGGCTTTTCGGAAAATAACAACTTGGCGTTGAGACTGGCTCATGGAAAATATGCACTAGTTTTGAACGATGATACTTATTTTACTGATGCTCTGATAGATACTCTTGTGGATGATATTGAAAAACTTCCTCAAGATGTCGCAATAATAAGCCCGACAATAGAACACATTAATTTGAAAAAAAATGCAAAAGGAAAAATGCCAATGGATTCCTATTGGCGTTATATAGGAAGTATTTTTCGAATAAATTTCCCAAGAAGCAAAAAAGATTTGTCGTATATTAACGGAAATGGCATTTTCCAAACCTATAACATTTCTGGTTGTGTATTCCTGATAAAAATGAACATTTTTAGGGATGAAGGTTTCTTTGACGAGCAATACTTCTTTGGCCCGGAAGATATTGCTTTGTCTACTCGGTTGAATAAAAAAGGCTACAAATGCTACGTTGATTCTGATGTAAAAATTACTCATTTGCAGGGAGCCACCTTTGGAAAAACTAGCGTGGCGACTTATCCTGCCGCTGTAATGGGACGCCTTATTTTGATATGTGGTAATTCCTTGCTAAAATGGTTTGTTGCTCGTTGTTGTTACACTTTGGTTTTAACGCTTACAATAGCAGTCTATTCTTTAATTGAATTTTTTAAAAAGACCGAAATGCAGACTATTAAGAAGATTCGTTATAAAAATTTATTGAGCGTTCTTTGGACGAGTAAAACACCGAAAGATGTGTTTACGATGTTTTATGGGAAATAA
- a CDS encoding polysaccharide pyruvyl transferase family protein has protein sequence MLQSFALQHVFQKNNIPFECVRFIPKFSFKTFFSKIPLFFIKSARKMKMEMLSKSVYLHFMASRKMKDSFLQRNLKFDEFSQRNFFESKELHTHEELREYSKSLKSVILGSDQVLHPINLGAHFYDLSWVDESVPKYAYASSFGVSKIPLIQKSYTKRYLSRFAKMSLREKSGVEIVQSLTGKNYERTLDPTLLLCAQEWSEVFHLTSSASEQPYIFCYFLGKNKKHREFAKELQKKTGYRIINPVHLDSYNPEDDSFGDEHPFNVGPSEFVQLIKGASYVCTDSFHGTVFSLLFAKKVAVFNRYNVGSSASANSRIQNLFDLAQIENNVKTVDDLIRLAPLGCSFDEKIMVHRAKSLEYLQKIAGSN, from the coding sequence ATGCTTCAATCATTCGCTTTACAACATGTATTTCAAAAGAATAATATTCCTTTTGAATGTGTGAGATTTATTCCCAAATTTTCGTTTAAAACGTTTTTTTCTAAAATTCCTCTTTTTTTTATAAAAAGTGCCCGAAAAATGAAAATGGAAATGCTTTCTAAAAGTGTGTATTTGCATTTCATGGCCTCTCGCAAAATGAAAGATTCTTTTTTGCAAAGAAATTTGAAATTTGATGAATTCTCACAAAGAAATTTTTTCGAATCCAAAGAGTTGCATACTCACGAGGAATTGAGAGAATATTCTAAATCTCTAAAAAGCGTGATTTTGGGAAGTGACCAAGTGCTTCATCCTATAAATTTGGGTGCTCATTTTTATGATTTAAGTTGGGTTGATGAATCAGTTCCGAAGTACGCATATGCTTCGAGTTTTGGGGTTTCTAAAATTCCGTTGATACAAAAATCTTATACAAAAAGATATCTTTCCCGTTTTGCCAAGATGTCTTTGCGTGAAAAAAGTGGCGTTGAAATTGTTCAGTCTTTGACTGGAAAAAATTACGAACGGACGCTTGATCCAACGCTACTTCTATGCGCTCAGGAATGGTCTGAAGTATTTCATCTTACATCATCAGCTTCAGAACAGCCTTATATTTTTTGTTATTTTTTGGGAAAGAATAAAAAACATCGTGAATTTGCAAAAGAACTGCAGAAAAAAACTGGTTATCGAATTATAAATCCGGTTCACTTGGACTCGTATAACCCCGAAGACGATTCTTTTGGCGATGAACATCCGTTTAACGTTGGACCATCAGAGTTTGTCCAATTAATAAAAGGAGCATCGTATGTATGCACTGATTCTTTTCATGGAACCGTTTTCTCGCTGCTTTTTGCTAAAAAAGTTGCTGTATTTAATCGATACAATGTTGGATCCAGTGCTTCCGCAAATTCAAGAATTCAGAACTTGTTTGATTTGGCTCAAATTGAAAATAATGTTAAAACGGTTGATGATTTAATCCGTCTTGCACCTCTTGGGTGTTCTTTTGATGAAAAAATTATGGTTCATCGTGCAAAATCTTTGGAATATCTGCAGAAAATTGCAGGGAGTAACTGA
- a CDS encoding Coenzyme F420 hydrogenase/dehydrogenase, beta subunit C-terminal domain: MCITIQKKEYCCGCSACANACPKKCIDMQFDDEGFLYPVVDSTKCIECGLCTKICPIQNPCHLKENIPLSYVVQNKNSHVRKESSSGGMFSVLAEYVLAKQGIVFGAAYDDNFVVKHIGIESVADLYKLRGSKYVQSEVGETFRKAKECLENGRWVCYSGTPCQIAGLKNFLKKNYEKLLLIDIVCHGTPSPMLFKKYVEYHTRTEGPLKNIYFRNKEFGYAGSTMALEFKSGKKRFTGQDVHFFKESFFRDLSTRPSCYQCRFKTINRVSDFTLFDCWSVNTFKKEMDDDKGTTSVLIHSQKGLEIFDELSDKIEGVQVDFDLLKKDSGSMIEGRIKMNPLRDEFFKDAVNFTIPEMIKNYTPLTMKKRCIQAIKPILNRFKVLHVIKRKVGKLL; encoded by the coding sequence ATGTGTATAACCATCCAAAAAAAAGAATACTGTTGCGGCTGTTCCGCTTGTGCTAACGCGTGTCCTAAAAAATGCATAGATATGCAATTTGATGATGAAGGATTTCTTTATCCTGTGGTCGATTCTACAAAATGCATTGAATGTGGATTGTGTACAAAAATATGTCCTATACAGAATCCGTGCCATTTAAAAGAAAATATTCCTTTATCATATGTCGTTCAAAACAAAAATAGCCATGTTCGAAAAGAGTCTTCTTCTGGTGGAATGTTTTCCGTTTTAGCGGAATATGTCTTGGCAAAGCAGGGAATTGTTTTCGGGGCTGCATATGACGATAATTTTGTTGTAAAACACATTGGCATAGAGTCTGTTGCAGATTTGTATAAGCTTCGCGGTTCAAAATATGTTCAAAGTGAAGTTGGGGAAACATTCCGTAAAGCGAAAGAATGTTTGGAAAATGGCAGATGGGTTTGCTATAGCGGAACTCCTTGCCAGATAGCTGGTTTAAAAAACTTTTTGAAGAAGAATTACGAAAAACTTTTACTTATAGATATTGTTTGTCATGGAACTCCATCCCCGATGTTGTTTAAAAAATATGTAGAATACCACACTAGGACGGAAGGTCCTTTGAAAAATATCTACTTCCGCAATAAAGAATTTGGATATGCAGGTTCTACGATGGCTTTGGAATTTAAGTCGGGGAAAAAAAGATTTACTGGCCAGGATGTCCATTTCTTCAAGGAATCTTTTTTCAGAGATTTGTCGACACGACCATCATGCTATCAATGTAGGTTTAAAACAATAAATCGAGTTTCTGATTTTACGTTGTTTGATTGCTGGAGTGTAAATACATTCAAAAAAGAAATGGATGATGACAAGGGTACAACATCCGTATTGATTCATTCTCAGAAAGGGCTGGAAATTTTTGACGAATTATCTGACAAAATTGAAGGTGTTCAGGTTGATTTTGATTTACTGAAAAAAGATAGTGGAAGCATGATTGAAGGCCGAATAAAGATGAATCCCTTAAGGGATGAATTTTTTAAGGATGCGGTCAACTTCACCATTCCAGAAATGATAAAAAATTACACGCCCTTGACTATGAAAAAGAGATGTATCCAGGCAATAAAGCCAATTCTAAACAGATTTAAGGTGTTACACGTTATAAAGCGTAAAGTAGGAAAATTATTATGA
- a CDS encoding acyltransferase: MLNQQESRSISSLKVIFCFLIILLHAHYHIPSVESVSDVGSFVYELQKFIREYFSTFLADLAIPGFALISGYLFFATAEFSKEAYNKKIKNRVFTLLIPYIVWNLIVFAGDVALAFLGKNNLVNNTEWDFLNVLNIFWSIKGNGAGTCPYNGPLWYIRDLFILCLLTPVIYPLLKSRFFKYIFGVALLVALFVNIPYVYYHERIFTIYFCLGAFFAVNQIKLFSFSNCVNKILLTGGVANMLYFIDYFGWMNFSAIPLKQIFVLCALLVFPSIALKYLQNEKIVGLASGTFFIYCMHNSFLSVLGPLIKGQSSVVYLLYYLLLPVLDFATGYVLYLGIKKLNNPILNLCLIGKKKSC, from the coding sequence ATGCTGAATCAACAAGAATCTCGGTCTATTTCTTCGCTTAAAGTGATTTTTTGTTTTTTGATAATTTTATTGCACGCTCATTATCACATTCCAAGTGTAGAATCCGTGTCAGATGTTGGTAGCTTTGTATATGAATTGCAAAAATTTATTAGAGAGTATTTTTCAACATTCTTAGCAGACCTTGCTATTCCTGGTTTTGCCTTAATCTCAGGATATTTATTCTTTGCAACCGCAGAATTTTCCAAAGAAGCCTACAATAAGAAAATAAAAAATAGAGTGTTTACCTTGCTTATTCCTTATATTGTATGGAATTTGATTGTCTTTGCAGGAGATGTTGCTCTTGCTTTCTTAGGAAAGAATAATTTGGTAAACAACACAGAATGGGATTTTTTGAATGTACTAAATATCTTTTGGAGCATAAAAGGGAATGGTGCCGGAACATGCCCTTATAATGGACCTTTGTGGTATATTAGGGATTTGTTCATTCTTTGTCTTTTAACTCCAGTTATTTATCCGTTACTTAAGAGTCGTTTTTTCAAATATATTTTTGGAGTAGCTCTTTTGGTTGCTCTGTTTGTCAATATTCCCTACGTCTATTATCATGAGCGAATCTTTACGATATACTTTTGCCTTGGCGCTTTTTTTGCAGTGAACCAAATCAAGCTGTTTTCTTTCAGTAATTGTGTAAATAAAATTTTACTAACGGGGGGGGTCGCAAATATGCTTTACTTTATTGATTATTTCGGATGGATGAATTTCTCTGCAATTCCGCTGAAACAAATCTTTGTACTTTGTGCTTTATTGGTATTCCCGTCTATTGCTCTTAAATATTTGCAAAATGAAAAAATAGTAGGACTTGCTTCAGGCACATTCTTTATCTATTGTATGCATAATTCTTTTTTGTCAGTGTTGGGACCTCTAATTAAAGGGCAGAGTTCTGTTGTATATTTACTCTATTATCTTTTGCTTCCTGTATTAGATTTTGCAACAGGATATGTACTATATTTAGGCATAAAAAAACTAAACAATCCTATATTGAATTTATGTTTGATTGGTAAGAAAAAATCTTGCTAA